Genomic DNA from Bacillota bacterium:
GGCATCAATATAGGGACGGGAGTAGAGGGTAATATAAGGTAGCAGTTCTGAGAGAACCTCCTGGGCCGCGTAAGCAGCTTCCATTGCCTCGTCATAGTTAGCTGCGTAATACAGCTCTTCCAAAGCGGCATCCAACTTAGGATCGCGGATACCAGGGGTGTTGTTGCCCCGCTCTACATCGAAGTTGGAGTGAAACAGGGTGTACAGATCGACCGGGTCACGGCCCAGACCCCATGCCAAGCAGTAGGTGTCGAAATCAAATACGTCGATACGTTCCAGAATAATGTTAAAGTCCATAGGAACGTGCTTCGCCGGGATACCAATGGCCCGTGCCTCGTTGCAAATCAGCTCGCCGATCTGGGCGGAGGTTGGGGCAATATCAAAGGTTGGGGTTAGGAATTCGATCTCTTCCATGGGCTCACCGGTGCGTGGATCGATCCGCACGCCGCGGGGTCCCATGACATAACCGGCTGCGTCGAGGATTTCCGCAGCTTTCCTTGGGCTATACTCATAGTGTGCCGCCTGTGGATTGTGGAAGGGGGAGGATGGGGGCACGAAGGCCTCTAGGGGCAGCATGTACCCGGAGAACAGGGTGTTGATGATCCGGTCCCGATCCACGAGATGGGCGATGGCTTGACGTACGGCAACGTCATCCAGGGGAGCCCTCCGCATGTTCAAGGCAGTGTAGAACATATGGAAGCCCAGATCAAAGGTCAATTCGATGTTCGGATCAGCGAAAAGGGTGTCGATGGTTTCGGGCGTGGTCAGACCGGGGTAGATATGGATCTCGCCCAGCTGTAGTGCCCGCAACCGTGCTTCATTATCAGTAATGATAATGAAGTACAGCTCGTCCGCCTGTGGGCCCTTTGGTAAGTCGGCCGCAGCGGTCAGTGCCGATGTTAAGAGCAGCACTGAGACTAGTGTGACGATGAGTGCTTTGAGTGTACGCATCTGAATACCTCCTATTTACAACATTTGGGTTAGCCCCAGTTAGTTATTATACAGTATTCTACGGTTTTGCTCCGAATCCTTCTACTACTAGTATCATGGAAATAGAACCCATCCCGGATGGAAGCAGGGATCGGCAGGCAAAGCCTTTACTAAAGCTCCTTTGCAGTTCAGTGTATAAAAATAAAAAATATACAGGCCCAAGTAGAGAGTATATATGGTTAATCCCCGGGGGTCAAGGGTATTGTTTAAAGTTCTTTCAAAGTATCCTATGTCGGTGTGAGGAGAGATCGTTAATTGTTGTATCTGGGTAGTCATAGGGACGAAACCGGCTTCCTGAACGGTATGAGGGGACGATATCGAAAGCCTACAACCAATTGTCAATATCCGTCATTTTCCTTCGACCGCAGGGACGAGTTCCACGGAAAACCATTGGCGGAGGGACGTAATTGGTCACAAAATGGCACAGGATTAGACGAATAATTATACACCACTAATGCAAGCGCCTGGGGGAAATCCGAAGAAATCCCTCTTTATGAGGAACGTAACGGTTAATGTCGGAATGTAGGGAATCTAGTTCTGCGGATGTCGACAAACAAACAGACCTTCTTTGTGTTAGGCTTAGCATGGTAACTTGTCCGGCTTATCAGTTAAGGAGCGAAAGGTGTTGATGTTGGTGATGATCGAACAATCCGACGCGAGTACCTACTGTATGCCCTTAAGTGCAAAGGCCCATGTTTCCAGCAGGCCGAAGAGACTGCCTCTGGGCAACTTGCTCACGGTGTTATCCGCCCTGTTTGCCTTCGACAAGTTGCCCTACTATATCCTAGTGGCCCTGTTAACCCAGGTGGAGTTGACCAGTGGCCTACACCCCTTGGGGATCGGTTTTGCCGCGGCATGTCTGTTGTTACGGGATCCGGCGTTGAACCTAGGGATGATGGGTTGGCTTGCCGCAGGAGTTGCCTTTGGGAATATGAGAGTGCTGCCCGTCTACCTTATTCTTTACACCCTTTTTTGGATCTTTGCTGTGGTCCTCAAAGCCAATTGGAAGGACAAAATGGGCCAATATGCCTTTGCGGTTGGGGTGACGGTCACCATGCTCCAGGGAATCCCCCCCCTGGCTGGGGGGTCCCCACCCTACGTTATCCTTTCAGTGGTTATCCATGGCCTTTTGACAGGGGTCTCTTGCCTTTTGTTCGTACCCGGTGTGGCGGCCATTAAGACCAGGTCTTTACCCTTCGGTGTCCAGGAGTTTATCAGCTTACTTCTAATCGGTTTGGGTGCCCTCATGGGAATTGGAAACCTTCAGGTGTTTGGGGTGGCCTTAGTCTATGTAATCAGTGGACTGGCTATCCTCACCGCCGGCTATATCGGGGGACCCGGTGCCGCGGCGGTCTTGGGCACCACCATTGGTGTGGGACTGATGTTGCCTTTGGCCGGACCGCCGTTGCTTTTAGCTTCTCTGGGCTTTCCCGGCACCGTGGCTGGGGTCTTTCGCCATAAGGCCCGGGGGTGGATGGTTTTCGGATTCTTGGTCAGCCAACTGCTTCTTTACCTTTCTTTAGCGCCTACTTTGGTGGGGGAGATGGGAGCCACCCTGCTGGCAGCCCTCCTTTTCCTGATAATTCCTCAACAGGTCCTACATAAACTCCAACGCTTCCTACCGGTGCAGTACCAGCAGGCTAACGTCCAAGAGGTGGCCTCGGCCCTGCAGGATTCCTTCGCGGACAAGCTTAGTGGTATGTCCCGGGTCTTTGAGGAACTGGCGAGCACCTTCGGGGACGATAAGACCCCCGAGGAAAGCCGGCACTCCCAACTTAACCGGGCCTGCGAGTATATTTCCGAAAAGGCCTGTGCCTCCTGTGTTAGTTATCGCAAATGTTGGGAGGAAAACTTCTATCAGACCTACTGGGATTTGGTGGAATTGCTAGCTTCGGTGGAGCACAGACGAAACCTTTCCACCAGGGATCTGCCGCCGCGTTTTCAGAAGTATTGTCTGCATGCCCATCGCCTGACCGCCACTTTGCGGGAGGCGGCCGAACGGTTGCGGATCAACAACTACTGGGGTCAGCGGGTTAGTGAGAGCCGGGGTATCGTCCGCCGACAACTGGCGGGGGTTTCCCAGCTCATTAAGGGAGTGGCGGCGCAGTTTGAGATCGGTCTGTGTGAAGACTTGGGACTGCAGCAGATCTTGAAGGAACAATTCACCGTGCATGAACTTTTTCCCGCGGAAGTTCTGATCACCGACGAAGGGGGCGTCCGCAGGGTCACTATAGAACGGCAACGACTCTGCCATGGCGCCCAGTTTTGCAGCAACCGCATCCCGGCCTTGATGGACCAGGTGTTGGGAGAATCCTATTCGGTTTGGCAACGCTTTTGTAGCAGCGAGGGCCGGTGCCGATGTGTTTTTCTTCCGGAGCGCAAGTTTAACCTGGAGACCGTGGCTTTGAATGTACCCAAGGACACGGTCAGTGGCGATGAATGGACCAAGCTGATGCTGCCCAATGGGAAAATTGCGCTGCTGATCAGTGACGGCATGGGAATTGGGCCTGAGGCGGCCAAAGAAAGCCAGGCCACGGTGTCGATGCTGGAGAGAATGCTGGAAAACGGCTTTGACGTGCAGTTCGCCCTGCAGACGGTTAATTCGGTTTTACTGTTGCGCTCGGTGAAGGAGACCTTTGCCACCATCGATCTGGCCTTGGTGGACATGTATACGGGGCTGGTGGATTTCATCAAGATCGGTTCTACCCCCAGTTTCATCGTGCGCCCCGATGAAGTTGAGATCGTCCGGGCCAACTCCCTTCCGGTGGGGATTTTCCCCGAGATCGAGATCCAAAGTCAAACCCGGCGTCTAGAACATGGGGATATCCTGGTCATGATTACCGACGGGGCCATCGATCAGCAAAGCGAGCTGTTGGAGTCGGAGCAGTGGATTGCCGAGCTTCTCGCCCGGATCAAGACCGATGATCCTGGGAAGATCGCGCGCCGAGTGCTAGACGAGCTGCGCCAGGTGGTGGGGGAGCAATTACCCGATGATGTGACCATTGTGGTAACCCGAATCACGAGGGCCACACCGAATCACCAGTTCTATAATAATGAAGAGATTCCCCTGTACGTGCGGGTAGGTCAATAGGTGCTTCGCCTGTGCTATAATAACCTTACCTAAGCTTGGTGGGGTGTCCTATGGACCTATTGGAACAGTGCAGGGAGACAATTCGTCGGTATCAAATGTTGCAACCACAGGATCGGGTGATTGTGGCGGTGTCCGGGGGCCCCGATTCTGTGGTCTTGCTCCACGTATTGCTTCGCTTTCGTTCGGAATACGGTTTGACCTTGCATGTGGCCCATCTGCATCATTGTCTGCGGCCCGAGGCCACGGAGGAAATGGAATATGTGCGGAGCCTGGCCGGAGAATGGGGGCTACCATTTCATTACCGGATTGTGGATGTGGCGAGACTGGCCAGGGAGAACCGGGAGTCGGTGGAGGAAGCGGGTCGGCGGGCCCGTTATACCCTTTTTCGGGAGTTAACCGAAGAATTGCAGGCCCAGCGCGTGGCCCTAGGCCATCATGCCGATGATCAGGCGGAAACGGTACTCATCAACCTGCTGCGGGGCACGGGCCCTTTGGGCCTGGCGGGAATTCCCCCGGTCCGCGGTCCGTATATCCGCCCTTTGCTCCATTGTTCCCGGGAAGAGATCCTTGCCTATGCCCGGGAACACAAGCTTACCTATTATGAAGATGTCACCAACCGGCAACCCATCTACCTTCGAAACAGGATTCGTCAAGAGCTGTTACCCCTCTTGGAAACCTACAATCCTCGGATCCGTGGGACCCTTGCTCAACTGGCTAGCATCACCTATTTTGAAGGCCAGGTTATGGAATCCCTAGCGGCAAAGTATTACCGTAAACTTAAGATGTCCTCATCAGGTGGTGGGCCAAAGGAGGTCTCTCTGTTCGTCCAGGAGCTGCTTGCGCTGCCCCTGGCTCTGCAAAGACGCCTGGTGCGGCAGGCTTACGGAGAGGTCACCGGTCACCTGCGGGGCCTTACCTTTGACCATGTGGAGCAGCTCTTGCAAAGCTTAGGAGAGAAACTATGCCTTGATTGGCCCCAGGGCTGCCGGGTGATAAGCGACGGCTCTCTTCTTACCCTAAGGGAACAGACGACAGAAAGCGTACCTTCTGCCCTGGCGGTTTTTCCCCTACCTTGTCCCGGCGAGTGTCATCTGCCCATGGGTTTGTACCTATCGGCGAAGATTGTGGACCAAGGGCCCACAACCTTTGAACGAGGGTCGGCGGGCTTTGCCCCTTTGGTCACTTACTTGCAGACCGGACAGGGCTCTGTGGATTTTGTGGAGTATATCGATCTTGCACGGTGCAAAGGTCCGCTCTATGTTCGCGGTCGGCGGGCGGGGGATCGGGTGCGGTTGTTGGGCAGTCCCGGCACCCGCAAACTCAAGGATATCTTTATTGACGCGAAGATCCCCAACGAAGTGCGAGATCTGTTTCCCTTGGTCTGCGATGGGGAAGGGATCCTGTGGGTGCCGGGATTTACCATCGCGGATCGGGTCAAGATAACCCGTAATACTGCCCAGGTTTTGCAGCTTCGTCTTAAGCACCAGGTTCATGGTTGAGACAACGTATTCGGGGTCTACCGCGGTTTTCGCTTCCCAACTTCACTGTTTACCCCCAAAGGACTTCAAATTGTAATCACTTAACCCCTATGATATAATAGCTGGGAATAAGGAGAAATGTGTTCCTCCTTCACCCATTGTGCCGGTGTTATCACCGAAGGGAGGGTATTTTTTGAATAGGTTTCTAAGAGGTTTGAGCGTATACCTCTTAATTGCGATTGTAGCCGTCTTCATGGTGAATATGTTCTACAGCGATCCTACCACCGTGCGCGAGGTAGGGTATAGCGAGTTTCTGGACTATGCGGCTGCGGGACAAATCGAATCGGCCCGGGTAATTGGCAGTCAACGGGTCGAAGGAAAGCTGTGGGATGGTTCCGTGATTTTTGCGGAGATTCCCTATGGTACTCAGAATCTGGCGGACAGACTCTATGAATTGGGAATCAGTGTCAGTGCTGAACCGGAAAAGGACCGGGCGTGGTGGTGGTCCTTGTTGCCCACGGTCTTCACCATCGTAGTGGTCGTGGTGCTTTGGATTTTCTTGATTAACCAGATGCAAGGTAGCGGCAACAAGGCCATGTCCTTTGGGAAAAGTCGGGCGAGAATGTATTCGGAAGAAAAAAGCCGCGTTACCTTTGATGATGTGGCTGGCTTGGATGAGGCCAAGCAGGAATTGATGGAGATAGTTGAGTTTTTGAAGCACCCGAAGAAGTTTGTGGAGCTGGGGGCGAAGATCCCCAAGGGTGTGCTGTTGGTTGGTCCCCCTGGCACGGGGAAAACCTTGTTGGCTCGGGCGGTGGCCCGAGAAGCGGGGGTACCCTTCTTCAGTATTAGTGGTTCAGATTTCGTAGAGATGTTCGTTGGTGTGGGCGCCGCCCGGGTGCGGGATCTTTTTGATAACGCCAAGAAAAACAGTCCCTGTATCGTGTTCATCGACGAATTGGATGCGGTGGGCCGGCAGCGGGGAACGGGGCTTGGTGGGGGCCATGATGAGCGGGAGCAGACCCTCAACCAGCTGTTGGTGGAGATGGACGGTTTTGAGTCCAACACAGGGATTATTGTGATGGCCGCAACTAACCGTCCAGATGTGTTGGATCCTGCCTTGTTGCGCCCAGGACGTTTCGACCGCCGCGTGGTGGCGGATGTTCCCGATGTGCGCGGTCGGGAAGAGATCTTGAAGATTCATGCCCGGGGTAAGCCCATGGGCAAAGATGTCGATCTGCGGGTTCTGGCTAAGCGGACGCCCTATTTCTCCGGCGCGGATCTGGCTAATCTGATGAACGAAGCTGCCATTTTGGCCGCCCGTAAGGGTCAGCGGGTCGTTACCATGGCCGAATGTGAAGAGGCCATTGACCGTGTGCTGATGGGGCCGGAACATCGCAAACGGGTTCTCAGTGACAAGGACAAGCTGGTTTTTGCTTATCACGAGGCTGGTCATGCATTACTGGCCCATTACTTGCCCCATGCAGACCCTGTCTACAAAGTAACCATTATAGGACGGGGACGAACCGGTGGGCATACGGCTACTTTGCCGGTGGAGGAACGCTACGTCACCACCAAGTCGGAACTGCTAGATGAATTGGCGGTTCTTTTGGGGGGCCGGGCTGCGGAGGAATTGGCCTTCGACGGTGAGGTCAGTACCGGAGCCCAGAATGACCTGGAACGGGTTACGAAGTTGGCACGTAAGATGGTTACTGAGTGGGGTATGAGTGAGACCCTAGGCCCGTTGACCTTCGGACGTCGGGATGAGACCCAGGTGTTCCTAGGCCGAGACCTTGGTCGGGATCGGGACTACAGTGAGAGTGTGGCAGCGCAAATCGACCGGGAAGTCAGAACCTTTGTGGAAGGAGCCCATAAGCAGGCTACTGAGGTTTTGGCGCAGCACCGGGAAGAACTAGATAAAGTGGTGGAGGCCCTGCTAGAGCGGGAGACCCTCAACCGGCACGAGTTCGAATTGGCCTTGAAGTATGGTGCCAATATACCGGAGGAGGAACTGCAAAAGCGCTCTGCGGAAGAAAAGGAAAGCGCGCCCGAAGTGACGACCAAGGCCACCGGGGATTCTAAGGACGACACGCCTGTCCTGCAAAGAAAGCACTCCCCGGCGGTGGAGGCAGAATAGAGCATAACAGACAGGATATGGGGAAGAATAGTCCTGCTGGGACTACACTTCAAGGAGGAGTAGCATGGCCAGCGATCGAATCAGGCTGAACAACATGGTGTTTTACGGCTATCACGGTGCCTTTTCGGCCGAAAAGGAGCTAGGGCAAAGGGTCGAGGTTGACCTGGAACTGGTCTTGGATCTGGCGACCACCGGCAAAACCGATGATCCCGAATTGTCGGTGAATTACGTGGATATTTACACCATTGTTAAGGATTTAGTGGAAGAAGGAGACTTCAACCTATTGGAGGCCTTAGCGGAGAGTATCGCCGACGCTGTGTTCGACGCTTTTGGCATTGACGAGGTCGTGGTCAGAGTGCGCAAGCCCCAGCCTCCGGTGGGAGGTCTGATGGCTTCCGTTGAAGTGGAGATCGTCCGCAGGCCAGCAGCAGGATTCTAGGATTTCTCCCCATTGTTGACTTTGTGTTTTGCGAATTAAGCCCATGGGTATCAGCCCATGGGCTTAATTAGTCTACGCATAGGTCGCATCGGACCACCTATGGTAGAGCTTCGTCCTCTTGTCTATGGCCTGTATGTAGATTACGTAGACCTTTCCCTTCTTCCTTTAGGGGCATGCAAATATGGGTGGGATAGGTCTAATGTCTGTGGAAAAAGAAGAAGCCTGCGGGAGGAAGGCTTCTCCCGCAGGCCAAGGATTACTGGGCTTCTTCCAGGGTGACCGTGACCAGCATGGGAGTACCCTGGCGTTCAATAACCAGAATAACTTTATCCCCCGGCCGCTTCTTGGCGATATAGTTCACCACATCGTCGTGGGAGGTGATGGGTGTATCATCGATGCGACGGATCACATCGTACACCTTTAGACCTGCCTTGTCCGCAGGGCTGTTGCGGAACACCGTGGCGATGACGGCTCCTTCCGTGACATCGGTCCCCAGCCAATTGGCAATGTCCTGGGTTAAGGAGGCTACTTGTATCCCTAGCCAGGCCCTGGTGACCTTTCCTTCGTTAATCAGCATGTCGAGAACGTCCTTAGCCGTATTGATGGGGATGGCAAAGCCGATCCCTTGGGCCGTACTATGAATTGCGGTGTTAATCCCGATGACTTCACCCCACACGTTGATCAAAGGTCCACCACTGTTTCCGGGGTTGATGGAGGCATCGGTCTGCATCAATTCCCGGTAAGTGCGGGTCTGGTTGGTATCGGAATCCTGAATCTGGATGCTCCGTCCCTTGGCACTGATTACTCCCACGGTGAGGGTGTGGTCAAAGACCTCCCCGTAGGGATTGCCAATGGCGATTACCCAGTCTCCCTGACGGGTGGCGGAGGAGTCGCCCAAAGGGATGGTGGGGAGCTTATCCAGTTCCTTTGGCTTTTCGATCTTCAGTACCGCTAGATCCAACGTCCAGTCGGAACCGACGAGTTCCGCTGGGATCTCCCCTTTAAACTCGGGGGTGGACAAGGTCACCGTAATCTTCTGGTTGTCTCCCTTGTTTCCCACCACGTGCTGATTGGTGAGGATATATCCCTCCTCATTGATGATGAACCCCGTTCCTAGGCGCGGTTGCCGCTGGGGATTCTGCTGGGGTATGGAGAAGAAGGGAAACCAGAACTGGTCGTAGATGCTCCACTGGGGTTCCTCCCGGGGAAACTCTACACTGATATATACCACAGCAGGACTGACGCGTTCGGCAATATTGGCGAAGGTATCGCTCCACAGCGGAATACCGGCTCGGTCAGTATCTGCCGACTGCTCGGAAGCAGCATGGGAGACATCATTGCGACCGTATTCGGCCAACAGTGGTTCTCTGACCAAAACAGAGAATGCCAGGCCACCTAGTAGAAAGGATACTAACGCGATGACGAGAAAAGAAGATTTTCGTGTCTGCATTGAGATTTCCTCCTTTAACGTTGAAAAGAAGGTAGGTGGGTCCTTGATGTCTAAAAATAATTATAATACAAAAAAACGAATCCTGCAAAATACATTGCTCCATGGGAGTGACCATATGAAGGAAAGACTGTTGGAGTACCTGGAGGCCCAGGAGGGCGGCTACGTTAGTGGCGCCGCTCTTTGTGACCAGCTGGGTATCACCCGCAGTGCCATTTGGAAATGGGTTGAGCAGCTGCGTAAAGATGGTTACAAGATAGAGGCTGTATCTAGCCGAGGTTACCGCCTCGTGGAAAAACCCGATCGGTTGTATCCTTGGGAGGTGGGCCGGGGACTGGGGACGGAGATCATCGGTACCCGGTTCCACTATGAACCGGTCCTCGATTCTACCAATACCAAATGTAAGAAATTGGCCCGGGATGGTGCCCCGGAAGGCCTGGTGGTGTTGACGGAAGAGCAACGGGCAGGGAGGGGGCGGCGGGGCAGGAACTGGGTCTCTCCTCCCTATCTGGGGATTTACTGTTCTGTGTTGCTAAGACCCCAAATCCCCCTGCAGCAAGTAGCCCAAATGTCTTTGATGACCGCGGTGGCCCTCCAGGCAGAAATCGAGGGCAGTACCATCAAGTGGCCCAATGATCTTTTGATTGGAGACCGAAAGCTTGGTGGGATCCTGGTGGAGGTCGATGCGGAGCCGGATTTGGTGAAAGCGGTCATTGTGGGCTTTGGTATCAATGTCAACCAGGAACAGGACCAACTGCTGCTGGACTTACAAAAAACAGCCACTAGCTTACGCATCAGTCACCAAAGATCCTTTGCCCGCGTAGCCCTTTTGCAGCGGTTGCTGTTGAGTCTGGAAAGAACATACAAAGGCTTTCTAAGCGAGGGTTTCGGTCCCATTCTGCAACGATGCAAGGCGGTTTGTTCCACTCTCAAGCGGGAAGTGGTGGTCTATAAACCCGGTGGCGACATCCTGCAGGGAACGGCCCTGGATATCGCCGCGGATGGGGCCCTCGTTGTCCAGAGCACCACCGGCGGACTTGTGCCTGTATACGCGGGTGAGGTGAGTGTGCGCACCCAGAATCAGGCCTTTCTGGAATAAGAAGTCATACTTGAGAATTATAGGAAATTATCTTATTATAGTAAGGAGAGCATTAAGAGTTTCCTTGGGGGATAGGCTATGGATTCAGTTCGTTATGTGAAGATTACCTCGAAACGACAATTCACCATTCCGAAGGACTTCCACGAGGCTTTGGGATTTGGTGTCAATGCCTGTTGTTACATCGAAGGTGGTCGGCTGATCATTGAGCCCGTGAGGACTGCCAGTGCCTATCGCGGGATCATCGAAGACTTGATCAGGGAGCTAGAGGCCGAAGGTTACTCTGGGGATCAGCTACTTAAGAAGCTAGAAGAGCGGAAGCGGATGGTCGATGAAGCCTTCGTGGAAGCCCTCGCCGAGACCAAGGACCAAGCCGCCGCGGCCAAAGCGGAAGCGGAATCCGAGGAGATTCTCACCCCTTGGGACGAAGATGAATTTGATATCGAACTGTAACTACCTTGAAGAGCGCGGCCTCTTCAAGGTATATCAATCAACTCCAAGGTGTCCACGCATTGGTCGATGAGCCCTGCCCAGTCTACTCCTGCCTCGGCCTTTTCCGCGTCTAGAATGCTGGGTTTTGTGCTGGGATGCTTGGGTACAAAGACGGTACAGCAGTCCTCATAGGGGAGGATGGAGATGTTGTAGGTCCCGATTTCCTGGGCTTTGGTGATGATCTCATGCTTATCATAGGTGACCAAAGGACGGATAATCTGCATCGGAATTGCCGAACCAATGGTGTGCATGCTCTCTAGGGTTTGACTGGCCACCTGTCCAATGCTTTCACCGGTGATGAGTACTAGGGCTTTGATCCTTTCCGCCAGGCGATGGGCGATCCGCATCATCATGCGTCGCATGATAGTCACCCGCAGGGCCGGAGGACAATGGACGTGGATGGCCTTCTGGATTTCAGTGAAGTGGGCGATCCACAGCCGCATCCCGTGGTTATAGGGTGCGAGGGCATTGGCCAGTTGGACCACCTTTTCCTTGGACTGTTCCCCGGTGAAGGGGAAACTATGAAAATGGAGAGCCTCCACCTTCACACCCCTTTTCATGGCCAGCCAGCCGGCCACGGGACTGTCGATGCCGCCGGACAGAAGCAACAATCCCTTGCCCGTGACTCCTACGGGCAGCCCGCCAGGGCCCGGGAAGCTTTCCAGGAATAAGTACGTGGATTTCTCCCGCACCTCGATGCTGAGCCGCAGTTGCGGTTCTGTCAAATTGACTTTTAACCCTTCCACCTTGGGGAGAATATGGGCGGATACTTCCCTGTTGATCTCCATGGAGTTCAAAGGAAAGGATTTATTTGACCGGCGCGTATCTACTCGGAAGGTGGTGCCGGGGACAGGATTCTGCCTTTGTACCAGCTCCAGACCCGAGGCTTTGATTTGTTCCAGATCGTTTTCCGTTTGAAAGACTGGGCTGATGGAGACGATGCCGAAGACGTCTTGTAATCGGCGGATCGCGGTATTGATTTGGCTCAAGCCGCTGACGAAAATCCGCCCGTAGGTTTTGTGTACCTGCACATTACCCAAATCGGCCAGCCTGGAGCGGATATTGCCCACCAACCGATCTTCAAAAAACCGGCGGTTGTTCCCCTTCAGACTAATCTCACCATAACGGACCATAATTAGTTCTTCCATGTTCCAGTCTCCTCTGCAAAATCATACGAAATGTACCAGTTCCGCTAGGGTTTCTTTAATGATCCTGACGGCCCGGGGGATCTCTTCTTCGGTGTTGAGTCGGCCCAGGCTGATCCGACAGGAGCCAGCGATGGCTTCATCGCTGAAGCCCATAGCCCGCAGCACGTGACTTCCCTGGGCTTTGCGGGAGCTACAGGCTGCTCCGGTGCCGATGTACAATCCCTTGGCTTCCAGATGGTGAAGAAGCATTTCCCCGGGAAATCCCAGAAAGGACACGTTGAGAATATGGGGTACCGAACACTCC
This window encodes:
- the thiI gene encoding tRNA 4-thiouridine(8) synthase ThiI, encoding MEELIMVRYGEISLKGNNRRFFEDRLVGNIRSRLADLGNVQVHKTYGRIFVSGLSQINTAIRRLQDVFGIVSISPVFQTENDLEQIKASGLELVQRQNPVPGTTFRVDTRRSNKSFPLNSMEINREVSAHILPKVEGLKVNLTEPQLRLSIEVREKSTYLFLESFPGPGGLPVGVTGKGLLLLSGGIDSPVAGWLAMKRGVKVEALHFHSFPFTGEQSKEKVVQLANALAPYNHGMRLWIAHFTEIQKAIHVHCPPALRVTIMRRMMMRIAHRLAERIKALVLITGESIGQVASQTLESMHTIGSAIPMQIIRPLVTYDKHEIITKAQEIGTYNISILPYEDCCTVFVPKHPSTKPSILDAEKAEAGVDWAGLIDQCVDTLELIDIP